Proteins encoded together in one Pseudoroseomonas cervicalis window:
- a CDS encoding tripartite tricarboxylate transporter substrate binding protein: protein MHLTRRGLLAASLGALATPALAPPARAQAFPNRPVRIVVPFPPGGGTDNLTRLVAERLSAALGWSVVVENKPGAGGNVALDGVAKSRPDGYTMVMAQTDNVVLNPLTYSRLPYDPDRDLMPVGLIASGAAVLVVRADAPWKSLAEFTAAAREKRGQLTFGSPGIGTVSHLILELWQRSAGIQLNHIPYRGIAQSLPDLINGQIDSYMGSIPTLRGHIEGGRVRALAVSSGQRSATLPEVPTFREAGIEGVELASVWGLMAPTGTPQEIVEQVNAAVNRMIEEPETRKRIVESGADVLGGTPAAMGQFYASERERLGRVVRDANIRLE from the coding sequence ATGCATCTGACCCGACGCGGCCTGCTGGCCGCCAGCCTCGGCGCGCTCGCCACCCCGGCGCTCGCCCCCCCGGCGCGCGCCCAGGCTTTCCCCAACCGCCCGGTGCGCATCGTCGTGCCCTTCCCGCCCGGCGGCGGCACCGACAATCTGACGCGGCTGGTGGCCGAGCGGCTGAGTGCTGCGCTCGGCTGGTCCGTGGTGGTCGAGAACAAGCCCGGCGCCGGCGGCAATGTCGCGCTGGACGGCGTCGCCAAGAGCCGGCCGGATGGCTACACCATGGTGATGGCGCAGACCGACAATGTCGTGCTGAACCCGCTGACCTATTCGCGCCTGCCCTATGACCCGGATCGCGACCTGATGCCGGTCGGGCTGATCGCCAGCGGCGCCGCGGTGCTGGTGGTGCGGGCCGATGCGCCCTGGAAGAGCCTGGCCGAATTCACCGCCGCGGCGCGCGAGAAGCGCGGCCAGCTGACCTTCGGCTCGCCCGGCATCGGCACCGTGTCGCACCTGATCCTGGAGCTGTGGCAGCGCAGCGCCGGCATCCAGCTGAACCACATCCCCTATCGCGGCATCGCCCAGTCGCTGCCCGACCTGATCAATGGCCAGATCGACAGCTATATGGGCTCGATCCCGACGCTGCGCGGGCATATCGAGGGCGGGCGGGTGCGCGCGCTCGCCGTCAGCTCCGGCCAGCGCTCCGCCACCCTGCCGGAGGTGCCGACCTTCCGCGAGGCGGGCATCGAGGGGGTCGAGCTGGCCAGCGTCTGGGGCCTGATGGCACCCACCGGCACGCCGCAGGAGATCGTCGAGCAGGTGAATGCCGCGGTGAACCGGATGATCGAGGAGCCGGAGACCCGCAAGCGCATCGTCGAGAGCGGCGCCGATGTGCTGGGCGGCACGCCGGCGGCGATGGGGCAGTTCTACGCCTCGGAGCGCGAGCGTCTGGGCCGGGTGGTGCGCGACGCCAATATCCGGCTGGAGTGA
- a CDS encoding calcium-binding protein, whose amino-acid sequence MPVAPERLVKLELEDLEQVLGGNQTQMPGGPQASEAQQQAMAEAALALRNAEAANQPQPQPVNSQEMKDRLTALQDKQDGIPDNTTGPAITGTAGHDSLRGTAGNDLFRDGNGVDYMHGGAGDDVFISNTGDRFSDQAFGEAGNDTYVWSPGSGHDSFDGGQGQDTLILRGVDPSAAMQGLRVEGGGNGWFGGPQGELRLADGVITFVNQQGQPQSFSGTLQIGGEILRFQNVEQIFARR is encoded by the coding sequence ATGCCTGTTGCCCCCGAGCGGCTCGTCAAGCTGGAGCTGGAAGACCTCGAACAGGTGCTGGGGGGAAACCAGACGCAGATGCCGGGCGGGCCCCAGGCGAGCGAGGCGCAGCAGCAGGCCATGGCCGAGGCCGCGCTGGCGCTCCGGAATGCCGAGGCGGCGAACCAGCCGCAGCCGCAGCCGGTCAACTCGCAGGAGATGAAGGACCGGCTCACCGCCCTCCAGGACAAGCAGGACGGGATCCCGGACAACACCACGGGCCCCGCCATCACCGGCACCGCCGGGCATGATTCGCTGCGCGGCACCGCGGGCAACGACCTCTTCCGCGACGGCAATGGCGTCGACTACATGCATGGCGGCGCCGGCGACGACGTCTTCATCAGCAACACCGGCGACCGCTTCAGCGACCAGGCCTTCGGCGAGGCGGGCAACGACACCTATGTCTGGTCCCCCGGCAGCGGCCATGACAGCTTCGATGGCGGCCAGGGCCAGGACACGCTGATCCTGCGCGGCGTCGACCCCTCCGCGGCGATGCAGGGGCTGCGGGTGGAGGGCGGCGGCAATGGCTGGTTCGGTGGCCCGCAGGGCGAGCTGCGCCTCGCCGATGGCGTGATCACCTTCGTCAACCAGCAGGGCCAGCCGCAGAGCTTCTCCGGCACGCTGCAGATCGGCGGCGAGATCCTCCGCTTCCAGAATGTCGAGCAGATCTTCGCCAGGCGGTGA
- a CDS encoding MmgE/PrpD family protein — MRLAPLPVLAAHAAAWRDAPWPEGLERHARRALLDWFAATLPGTRQAPATLLAPALAAERGQGAALCYVDGQRGAPRHAALLNGVASHTVEFDDIHRDSGLHPGSPTVAAALALAQAHGAGMDALLRAMVAGYEVGGRVALAVQPSHYRMWHTTATIGTLAAAAAGAVLLGCNAARTGHAIALAATMTGGLQQAFRGSGMSKPMHAGRAAEAGLLAAQAAAAGVTGAPDVLEGPAGLAAATSESTGRWELALDGLGTRPIIAAMTFKNHGCCGHIFPALDGLLALRARHPFRPEEVARLHVAGYRATAEMCDRPQAEDAQQARFSLQYCAAALLHHGAVRLDAFAPARLRDPVLRAFMSKVSVSLAPELAEAYPRRRAARLRLELQDGTVLTHEQPTRKGDPEDPLTDAELDAKFDELAGPVLGAAGAAALRALIRSGTALPGALAPG; from the coding sequence GTGAGGCTGGCGCCGCTGCCGGTCCTGGCCGCGCATGCGGCCGCCTGGCGCGACGCGCCCTGGCCGGAGGGGCTGGAGCGGCATGCGCGGCGCGCCCTGCTGGACTGGTTCGCCGCCACCCTGCCCGGCACCCGCCAGGCACCGGCGACCCTGCTGGCGCCGGCGCTGGCGGCCGAGCGCGGCCAGGGCGCGGCGCTCTGCTATGTCGATGGCCAGCGCGGCGCGCCGCGCCACGCGGCGCTGCTGAACGGCGTCGCCAGCCACACGGTGGAGTTCGACGACATCCACCGCGATTCCGGCCTGCATCCGGGCAGCCCGACCGTGGCCGCCGCATTGGCCCTGGCGCAGGCCCATGGCGCCGGCATGGATGCGCTGCTGCGCGCCATGGTCGCGGGCTATGAGGTGGGCGGGCGCGTGGCCCTCGCGGTGCAGCCCAGCCACTACCGCATGTGGCACACCACCGCGACCATCGGCACCCTCGCCGCCGCCGCGGCCGGCGCGGTGCTGCTGGGCTGCAATGCTGCGCGCACCGGCCATGCCATCGCGCTGGCCGCCACCATGACGGGCGGGCTGCAGCAGGCCTTCCGCGGCAGCGGCATGAGCAAGCCGATGCATGCCGGCCGCGCCGCCGAGGCCGGGCTGCTGGCGGCGCAGGCCGCCGCCGCCGGCGTCACCGGCGCGCCGGATGTGCTGGAGGGCCCGGCCGGCCTCGCCGCCGCCACCAGCGAGTCCACCGGGCGCTGGGAGCTGGCGCTGGACGGGCTCGGCACGCGCCCCATAATCGCGGCGATGACCTTCAAGAACCATGGCTGCTGCGGCCACATCTTCCCGGCGCTGGACGGGCTGCTGGCGCTGCGGGCGCGGCATCCCTTCCGCCCGGAGGAAGTCGCGCGCCTGCATGTGGCCGGCTACCGCGCCACCGCCGAGATGTGCGACAGGCCGCAGGCCGAGGATGCGCAGCAGGCGCGGTTCAGCCTGCAATACTGCGCCGCCGCGCTGCTGCATCACGGCGCGGTGCGGCTGGACGCCTTCGCGCCGGCGCGGCTGCGCGACCCGGTGCTGCGGGCCTTCATGTCGAAGGTCTCGGTCAGCCTGGCGCCGGAGCTGGCCGAGGCCTATCCGCGCCGCCGCGCGGCAAGGCTGCGCCTGGAGCTGCAGGACGGCACGGTGCTGACGCATGAGCAGCCGACCCGCAAGGGCGACCCGGAGGACCCGCTCACCGATGCCGAGCTGGACGCCAAATTCGACGAGCTGGCCGGGCCGGTGCTGGGTGCCGCCGGCGCGGCGGCGCTGCGGGCGCTGATCCGCAGCGGCACGGCGCTGCCGGGCGCGCTGGCGCCCGGCTGA
- a CDS encoding acetate--CoA ligase family protein produces MNALGALLRPRSVAVIGASADAGKMTGRPVGYLQKYGFAGEIWPVNPRAESIAGLPCYADIASLPAAPDAAIVLLGPERAEAAVRDLSARGCQAAIVLASGYGEANEDGARRQQALKQAAGPMRLLGPNTIGLVNLTDRMMLSATGALEVGNLATGRISVVSQSGGILGSLLSRAADRGIGFAKLVSTGNEADIDSSEMIAHLVEDDATDVIAVYMEGLRRPDLFQRAARRAAELGKPVVVYKVGRSESGARAATSHTGALAGADRVYDALFRQYGVIRAESFTDLLDIPAALACGRRMRGERVAILTSTGGAGTLLADNCGLAGIAVPAPDAATTQRLATLLNEDPAAIGRNPVDVTLAGLRPELFRGAIDALLDSPSYDAAVVVIGSSALATPDIVAGAIVECQARSDKPVLAYVSPHAPHLLRLLNGQGIPAFATPESCASVLRALRPAALPPLPAKMAEDPSLLAGLPAGNLNEAESKALFARFGVPVAREQVAADAPAAAEAAQKLGGEVVLKLLSRAIAHKSDIGGVRVGLSAEQVPEACATMLRRAAEAGAPAPEGFLVQERVRGGVEMILGFHRDPQLGPVILLGAGGVAAELFQDSTLRLLPIARADAEAMVEELKAARLLRGYRGAPPADIPALVDAVLAFAAMAGVAGDRLLEAEINPLFVLPQGQGARAADGLAVLR; encoded by the coding sequence ATGAACGCGCTCGGCGCCCTGCTGCGCCCGCGCAGCGTCGCGGTGATCGGCGCCTCGGCCGATGCCGGCAAGATGACCGGCCGCCCGGTCGGCTATCTGCAGAAATACGGCTTCGCCGGCGAGATCTGGCCGGTGAACCCGCGCGCCGAGAGCATCGCCGGCCTGCCCTGCTATGCCGATATCGCCTCGCTCCCCGCCGCGCCGGATGCCGCCATCGTGCTGCTGGGGCCGGAGCGGGCCGAAGCCGCGGTGCGCGACCTCTCGGCGCGCGGCTGCCAGGCGGCCATCGTGCTGGCCAGCGGCTATGGCGAGGCCAATGAGGACGGCGCGCGCCGCCAGCAGGCGCTGAAGCAGGCCGCCGGGCCGATGCGGCTGCTCGGCCCCAACACCATCGGCCTGGTCAACCTGACCGACCGCATGATGCTGTCCGCCACCGGCGCGCTGGAGGTCGGCAATCTCGCGACGGGGCGCATCTCGGTCGTGTCGCAGAGCGGCGGCATCCTGGGCTCGCTGCTGTCACGCGCCGCCGATCGCGGCATCGGCTTCGCCAAGCTGGTCTCCACCGGCAATGAGGCCGATATCGACAGCAGCGAGATGATCGCGCATCTGGTCGAGGATGACGCCACCGACGTCATCGCCGTCTACATGGAAGGGCTGCGGCGGCCGGATCTGTTCCAGCGGGCGGCGCGGCGCGCGGCGGAGCTCGGCAAGCCGGTCGTGGTCTACAAGGTCGGCCGCTCGGAATCCGGGGCCCGGGCCGCGACCTCGCACACCGGCGCGCTGGCCGGCGCCGACCGCGTCTATGACGCGCTGTTCCGGCAGTATGGCGTGATCCGCGCCGAGAGCTTCACCGATTTGCTCGACATCCCCGCCGCGCTGGCCTGCGGCCGCCGCATGCGGGGCGAGCGTGTCGCCATCCTGACCTCGACGGGGGGCGCCGGCACGCTGCTGGCCGACAATTGCGGCCTGGCCGGCATCGCCGTGCCGGCCCCCGATGCGGCGACGACGCAGCGCTTGGCGACATTGCTGAACGAAGACCCCGCCGCCATCGGCCGCAACCCGGTCGATGTGACGCTGGCCGGGCTGCGGCCGGAGCTGTTCCGCGGCGCCATCGACGCGCTGCTGGACAGCCCCTCCTATGACGCAGCGGTGGTGGTGATCGGCTCCTCGGCGCTGGCGACACCCGACATCGTGGCGGGCGCCATCGTCGAATGCCAGGCGCGCAGCGACAAGCCGGTGCTGGCCTATGTCAGCCCGCACGCGCCGCATCTGCTGCGGCTGCTGAACGGCCAGGGCATTCCCGCCTTCGCCACGCCGGAAAGCTGCGCCAGCGTGCTGCGCGCGCTGCGCCCGGCGGCGCTGCCGCCGCTGCCAGCGAAGATGGCCGAGGACCCTTCCCTGCTGGCCGGCCTGCCCGCCGGCAATCTCAACGAGGCCGAGAGCAAGGCGCTCTTCGCCCGCTTCGGCGTGCCGGTGGCGCGCGAGCAGGTGGCCGCCGATGCGCCGGCCGCCGCCGAAGCGGCGCAAAAGCTCGGCGGCGAGGTGGTGCTGAAGCTGCTCTCCCGCGCCATCGCGCATAAGAGCGACATTGGCGGCGTGCGGGTCGGGCTGTCGGCCGAGCAGGTGCCGGAAGCCTGCGCCACCATGCTGCGGCGCGCGGCCGAGGCCGGGGCGCCCGCCCCGGAAGGCTTCCTGGTGCAGGAGCGGGTGCGCGGCGGGGTCGAGATGATCCTGGGCTTCCACCGCGATCCGCAGCTCGGGCCGGTGATCCTGCTCGGCGCCGGGGGCGTCGCGGCGGAGCTGTTCCAGGACAGCACGCTGCGCCTGCTGCCGATCGCCCGCGCCGATGCCGAGGCCATGGTGGAGGAGCTGAAGGCGGCGCGGCTGCTGCGCGGCTATCGCGGCGCGCCGCCGGCCGACATCCCGGCCCTGGTCGATGCCGTGCTGGCCTTCGCCGCCATGGCCGGCGTGGCCGGGGATCGCCTGCTGGAGGCCGAGATCAACCCGCTTTTCGTGCTGCCGCAGGGCCAGGGGGCGCGGGCGGCGGACGGGCTGGCGGTGCTGCGGTGA
- a CDS encoding mandelate racemase/muconate lactonizing enzyme family protein: MRIIDIREITQPIASPIRNAYIDFSKMTTSLVAVVTDVVRDGRRVVGYGFNSNGRYGQGGLIRERFRGRVLQADPASLRDEARDNLDPARVWAAMMANEKPGGHGERSVAIGTLDMAVWDAVAKIEGRPLFRLLAERHGRQADPSVFVYAAGGYYYPGKGNDALRAEMRSYLDRGYNVVKMKIGGASLTEDRARIEAVLAEIGGQAQLAVDANGRFDLETAIAYAKALRDYPLFWYEEAGDPLDYALQAALAEFYPGAMATGENLFSHQDARNLLRYGGMRPDRDWLQFDCALSYGLVEYLRTLEVLQQAGWSPSRCIPHGGHQMSLNIAAGLGLGGNESYPDLFQPYGGFPDGVRVEQGRITMPELPGIGFEGKSDLIRVMRELAE; this comes from the coding sequence ATGCGCATCATCGACATCCGCGAGATCACCCAGCCGATCGCCTCGCCGATCCGCAACGCCTATATCGACTTCTCCAAAATGACCACGAGCCTGGTCGCCGTGGTGACCGATGTGGTGCGCGATGGCCGCCGCGTGGTGGGCTATGGCTTCAACTCGAATGGCCGCTACGGCCAGGGCGGGCTGATCCGCGAGCGCTTCCGCGGCCGCGTGCTGCAGGCCGACCCCGCCAGCCTGCGCGACGAGGCGCGCGACAATCTCGACCCGGCCAGGGTCTGGGCGGCGATGATGGCGAATGAGAAGCCGGGCGGGCATGGCGAACGCTCGGTCGCCATCGGCACGCTGGACATGGCGGTGTGGGACGCGGTGGCGAAGATCGAGGGCAGGCCGCTGTTCCGCCTGCTGGCCGAGCGGCATGGGCGGCAGGCCGACCCCTCCGTCTTCGTCTATGCCGCCGGCGGCTACTACTATCCCGGCAAGGGCAATGACGCGCTGCGCGCCGAGATGCGCTCCTATCTCGACCGCGGCTATAACGTCGTGAAGATGAAGATCGGCGGCGCCTCGCTCACCGAGGATCGCGCCCGCATCGAGGCGGTGCTGGCCGAGATCGGCGGCCAGGCCCAGCTCGCCGTCGACGCCAATGGCCGCTTCGACCTGGAGACCGCCATCGCCTATGCCAAGGCGCTGCGGGACTATCCGCTGTTCTGGTACGAGGAGGCGGGCGACCCGCTGGACTACGCGCTGCAGGCGGCGCTGGCCGAGTTCTATCCGGGCGCCATGGCGACGGGGGAGAACCTGTTCTCGCACCAGGATGCGCGCAACCTGCTGCGCTATGGCGGCATGCGCCCGGACCGCGACTGGCTGCAATTCGACTGCGCCCTGTCCTACGGCCTGGTCGAATATCTGCGCACGCTGGAGGTGCTGCAGCAGGCCGGCTGGTCGCCATCGCGCTGCATCCCGCATGGCGGCCACCAGATGTCGCTGAACATCGCCGCCGGCCTCGGCCTCGGCGGCAATGAAAGCTATCCGGACCTGTTCCAGCCCTATGGCGGCTTCCCCGACGGGGTGCGGGTGGAGCAGGGCCGCATCACCATGCCCGAGCTGCCGGGCATCGGATTCGAGGGCAAGTCGGATCTGATCAGGGTCATGCGCGAACTGGCGGAATAG
- a CDS encoding LysR family transcriptional regulator — protein sequence MTLTLKQLEALHWIAELGSFERAAAQLGTTQSTISKRIQQLEAGFGRPLFDRSQRGARLTEWSEQLLAMGREMLALQDRMVALKDGGPAPARRLRLGVTELCAITWLPQLIAALGQASPGLTVEPEVELSRNLYERLAEGRIDLIIAPEGLADAEMAVLPLARVRNAWMARPGLVTRPGPLTMHDLAAHPILIQGRGSGSGLFFEKWFRAEGISLRRTLATDSLMAMVGLTIAGLGVSYLPRHCFEPLVREGKLAIIEAEPALPEVPYAAIYRMDRPSAFISSVAEIAREVCDYSRYLQG from the coding sequence ATGACGCTCACCCTGAAACAGCTCGAGGCGCTGCACTGGATCGCCGAGCTCGGCTCCTTCGAGCGCGCCGCGGCGCAGCTCGGCACCACCCAATCGACCATCTCGAAGCGCATCCAGCAGCTGGAGGCGGGGTTCGGCCGGCCGCTCTTCGACCGCTCGCAGCGCGGCGCGCGGCTGACGGAGTGGAGCGAGCAGCTGCTGGCCATGGGGCGGGAGATGCTGGCACTGCAGGACCGCATGGTGGCGCTGAAGGATGGCGGCCCGGCGCCGGCGCGGCGGCTGCGGCTCGGCGTGACGGAGCTCTGCGCCATCACCTGGCTGCCGCAGCTGATCGCGGCGCTGGGCCAGGCCTCTCCCGGCCTGACCGTCGAGCCGGAGGTGGAGCTGAGCCGCAACCTGTATGAGCGCCTGGCCGAGGGCCGCATCGACCTGATCATCGCCCCCGAGGGGCTGGCGGATGCCGAGATGGCGGTGCTGCCGCTGGCGCGGGTGCGCAATGCCTGGATGGCGCGGCCCGGGCTGGTGACCCGGCCCGGGCCGCTGACCATGCATGACCTGGCCGCCCATCCGATCCTGATCCAGGGGCGCGGCTCGGGCTCCGGCCTGTTCTTCGAGAAATGGTTCCGCGCCGAGGGCATCTCGCTGCGGCGCACCCTGGCGACCGACAGCCTGATGGCCATGGTCGGGTTGACCATCGCCGGGCTCGGCGTCTCCTACCTGCCGCGCCACTGCTTCGAGCCGCTGGTGCGCGAGGGCAAGCTGGCCATCATCGAGGCCGAGCCCGCCCTGCCCGAAGTGCCCTATGCCGCCATCTACCGGATGGACCGGCCCAGCGCCTTCATCTCCTCGGTCGCCGAGATCGCGCGCGAGGTCTGCGACTATTCGCGCTATCTGCAGGGCTGA
- a CDS encoding LysR family transcriptional regulator, with protein sequence MELSWLEDFLALAEQRNFSRAAAARSVTQPAFSRRIQALEAWIGTKLVLRSPQRVALTAAGEHLREPAAALLRELQQARRGARRAAGLEGAALSIAATHALSFTFFPGWMRGLPPLQPAGRLNLVSDTMAASERLLLAGDADLLLCHHHEGAPNRLSPAGFASRAVGADLLLPVAAPDRASGAAGRPRWTLAGPAARPVPLLAYSEASGLGRILDAARPGFPALPALETVFTSPLAAALQTMARQGQGLAWLPRTMAAEDLAAGRLVEAGGEGHHVAVEIRLFRPLRPLSAIAESFWAASRPAGPG encoded by the coding sequence ATGGAGCTGAGCTGGCTCGAGGATTTCCTGGCGCTGGCCGAGCAGCGCAATTTCTCCCGCGCCGCGGCGGCGCGCTCGGTCACCCAGCCGGCCTTCAGCCGCCGCATCCAGGCGCTGGAGGCCTGGATCGGCACGAAGCTGGTGCTGCGCTCGCCCCAGCGCGTGGCGCTGACCGCGGCGGGGGAGCATCTGCGCGAGCCGGCGGCGGCGCTGCTGCGCGAGCTGCAGCAGGCCCGGCGCGGCGCGCGCCGCGCCGCCGGGCTGGAGGGCGCGGCGCTGTCCATCGCCGCCACCCATGCGCTGTCCTTCACCTTCTTCCCCGGCTGGATGCGCGGCCTGCCGCCGCTGCAGCCGGCCGGCCGGCTGAACCTGGTCTCCGACACCATGGCAGCGAGCGAGCGGCTGCTGCTCGCCGGCGATGCCGATCTGCTGCTCTGCCACCATCATGAGGGGGCGCCGAACCGGCTCTCCCCGGCCGGCTTCGCCAGCCGGGCGGTCGGCGCCGATCTGCTGCTGCCGGTGGCGGCGCCGGACAGGGCCTCGGGCGCGGCCGGCCGGCCGCGCTGGACGCTGGCGGGGCCCGCGGCGCGGCCGGTGCCGCTGCTGGCCTATAGCGAGGCCTCGGGGCTCGGCCGCATCCTCGACGCGGCGCGGCCCGGCTTCCCGGCCCTGCCCGCGCTCGAGACCGTCTTCACCTCGCCCCTGGCCGCGGCGCTGCAGACCATGGCGCGGCAGGGCCAGGGCCTGGCCTGGCTGCCGCGCACCATGGCGGCCGAGGATCTGGCGGCGGGCCGGCTGGTGGAGGCCGGCGGCGAGGGCCACCATGTCGCGGTGGAGATCCGCCTGTTCCGGCCGCTGCGCCCGCTCTCCGCCATCGCCGAGTCCTTCTGGGCGGCCTCCCGCCCCGCCGGCCCGGGCTGA
- a CDS encoding NAD(P)-dependent oxidoreductase, translating into MSETREQFRLGLVGFGEIGSTVAAGLRAAGLASVAAYDRYAFDGPFAGLIQQRAQASGVTLLRSNEALAAAADVIVSATPGVASVESAAASAPFLTPRHVFVDFASATPGIKREVAARLAASGALLGDGSIEGTPLQGYAMPMLASGPAGARIGELLNPWGMKIDFVGEELGTASGIKILRSVLLKGIEALHDEMLLAARHYGVADRVLASAAKTLARPWNDTVHSLLPSGAIHAKRRAEELEMSAEAVRDAGIEPIMAQAIAARLRWKESLGLKAHFDGVVPATLEEVLAAMERKMGRAR; encoded by the coding sequence ATGAGCGAGACGCGCGAACAATTCCGCCTCGGCCTGGTGGGCTTCGGCGAGATCGGCAGCACGGTGGCGGCGGGGCTGCGCGCGGCGGGCCTCGCCTCCGTCGCCGCCTATGACAGATACGCCTTCGACGGCCCCTTCGCCGGGCTGATCCAGCAGCGCGCCCAGGCCTCAGGCGTGACGCTGCTGCGCTCGAATGAGGCGCTGGCGGCGGCGGCGGATGTCATCGTCAGCGCGACGCCCGGCGTCGCCTCGGTGGAGAGCGCCGCCGCCTCGGCGCCCTTCCTGACGCCGCGCCATGTCTTCGTCGACTTCGCCTCGGCGACCCCGGGCATCAAGCGCGAGGTGGCGGCGCGGCTGGCCGCCAGCGGCGCGCTGCTGGGCGATGGCTCGATCGAGGGCACGCCGCTGCAGGGCTACGCCATGCCGATGCTGGCGAGCGGCCCGGCCGGCGCGCGCATCGGCGAATTGCTGAACCCCTGGGGCATGAAGATCGATTTCGTGGGCGAGGAGCTCGGCACCGCCTCCGGCATCAAGATCCTGCGCTCGGTGCTGCTGAAGGGCATCGAGGCGCTGCATGACGAGATGCTGCTGGCCGCGCGGCATTACGGCGTGGCCGATCGCGTCCTGGCCTCGGCCGCCAAGACGCTGGCGCGGCCCTGGAACGACACGGTGCACAGCCTGCTGCCCTCCGGCGCCATCCACGCCAAGCGGCGGGCGGAGGAGCTGGAGATGTCGGCCGAGGCGGTGCGCGATGCCGGCATCGAGCCGATCATGGCCCAGGCCATCGCGGCGCGGCTGCGCTGGAAGGAGAGCCTCGGGCTGAAGGCGCATTTCGACGGCGTCGTGCCCGCGACGCTGGAAGAGGTGCTGGCGGCCATGGAACGGAAGATGGGCCGCGCCCGCTAG
- a CDS encoding RraA family protein has protein sequence MSNEAGATLAPELLAGFGAASTAVISDNLQRLPGAVGLRPFHRGGTMVGRALTVRTAAGDNLTIHKALDLIRPGDVLVVDGGGDTARALVGEIMAAVAKSRGAAGMVIDGAIRDARAIAQSDFPCFARAAIHRGPYKNGPGELNVPVSIGGMLVRPGDIVVGDEDGVVAFPPDNAAALLQAVHAQEAREAEMLRSIAEGRYVGAYGR, from the coding sequence ATGTCCAACGAGGCAGGCGCGACGCTCGCGCCGGAGCTCCTGGCCGGGTTCGGCGCGGCCAGCACGGCCGTGATCAGCGACAATCTGCAGCGCCTGCCGGGCGCCGTCGGGCTGCGCCCCTTCCATCGCGGCGGCACCATGGTCGGCCGCGCGCTGACGGTGCGCACCGCCGCCGGCGACAACCTGACCATCCACAAGGCGCTCGACCTGATCCGACCCGGCGATGTGCTGGTGGTCGATGGCGGCGGCGACACCGCCCGCGCTTTGGTGGGCGAGATCATGGCCGCCGTCGCGAAGTCGCGCGGCGCCGCCGGCATGGTGATCGACGGCGCCATCCGCGACGCCCGCGCCATCGCGCAATCCGACTTCCCCTGCTTCGCCCGCGCCGCCATCCATCGCGGCCCCTACAAGAACGGGCCGGGCGAGCTGAACGTGCCGGTCAGCATCGGCGGCATGCTGGTGCGGCCGGGCGACATCGTCGTCGGCGACGAGGATGGCGTGGTGGCCTTCCCGCCCGACAACGCCGCCGCGCTGCTGCAGGCCGTGCATGCGCAGGAGGCGCGCGAGGCGGAGATGCTGCGCAGCATCGCCGAGGGGCGCTATGTCGGCGCCTATGGCCGCTGA